One stretch of Thermus hydrothermalis DNA includes these proteins:
- the lipB gene encoding lipoyl(octanoyl) transferase LipB: protein MEFRVEDLGLVPYEEAWAYQKAVHREVVEGKRPPTLLLLEHPRVITLGRKATGENLLFPEAWYRENGFALYWVERGGDVTYHGPGQLVGYPIFPVGREVRRFLRQIEEAIVRVARAYGIEAYPTPGYAGVWVGEEKLCAIGVAVKEGVSFHGFALNVSTDLNDFSVIIPCGLKGKGVTSLERLLGRRVPMEEAKAKVVEAFAEVFGLVPRWEGKTQHEAQV from the coding sequence GTGGAGTTCCGGGTGGAGGACCTCGGCCTGGTGCCCTATGAAGAGGCCTGGGCCTACCAGAAGGCGGTGCACCGGGAGGTGGTGGAGGGCAAGCGCCCCCCCACCCTCCTTCTCCTGGAGCACCCTCGGGTCATCACCCTAGGCCGCAAGGCCACGGGGGAGAACCTCCTCTTCCCCGAGGCGTGGTACCGGGAAAACGGCTTCGCCCTCTACTGGGTGGAGCGGGGCGGGGACGTGACCTACCACGGGCCCGGGCAACTGGTGGGCTATCCCATCTTCCCCGTGGGGCGGGAGGTGCGCCGCTTCCTGAGGCAGATTGAGGAGGCCATCGTCCGGGTGGCCAGGGCCTACGGCATAGAGGCCTACCCCACCCCCGGGTACGCCGGGGTCTGGGTGGGGGAGGAGAAGCTTTGCGCCATCGGGGTGGCGGTGAAGGAGGGGGTGAGCTTCCACGGCTTCGCCCTCAACGTCTCCACCGACCTCAACGACTTTAGCGTCATCATCCCGTGCGGCCTGAAGGGAAAAGGGGTCACCTCCTTGGAAAGGCTTTTGGGCCGGAGGGTCCCCATGGAGGAGGCCAAGGCTAAGGTGGTGGAGGCCTTTGCCGAGGTGTTCGGCCTGGTGCCCAGATGGGAGGGGAAGACGCAACATGAAGCCCAAGTTTGA
- a CDS encoding dihydrolipoamide acetyltransferase family protein → MPKEILMPELAESVVEGEILKWLVEEGDYLKKDQPFVEVMTDKVTVELPSPYEGVLLKKLAKEGEVVKVHAPIALIAEPGEMAKEPPPVQAVEERSIVEPGLPPKEEREDLSLFKPDTTQVAVKNPFLSTPSEPTPTPGQRGRVLAVPAARKLARELGIPIAEVPGSGPLGRVRVEDVRAYAERRKAASPMPPQAEAPSPTPSPFPPPPRYAPPKGYEHLEERVPLRGVRRAIAQGLWQSHLYTVRTLNVDEADLTELVALRERLKPEAEAQGIKLTYLPFIVKAVVRALKKYPMLNASLDEERQEIVYKRYYHIGLAVATERGLIVPVLRDADRKSILELAREIGELSAKAREGRLSPEEVTGSSFTLTNIGSVGATLSFPIINLPDAAILGVHSIRKRPWVMPDGSIQARDIMFLSLSFDHRLVDGAEAALFTREVIRLLENPDLLLLEM, encoded by the coding sequence ATGCCCAAAGAAATCCTCATGCCCGAACTCGCCGAGAGCGTGGTGGAAGGCGAGATCCTGAAGTGGCTGGTGGAGGAAGGGGACTACCTTAAGAAGGACCAGCCCTTCGTGGAGGTGATGACGGACAAGGTCACCGTGGAGCTCCCCTCCCCCTACGAGGGGGTCCTCCTGAAAAAGCTCGCCAAGGAGGGAGAGGTGGTGAAGGTCCACGCCCCCATCGCCCTCATCGCCGAGCCTGGGGAAATGGCGAAGGAGCCGCCCCCGGTGCAGGCGGTGGAGGAGCGCTCCATCGTGGAGCCGGGCCTCCCCCCCAAGGAGGAAAGGGAAGACCTCTCCCTCTTCAAACCGGACACCACCCAGGTGGCGGTGAAAAACCCCTTCCTTTCCACCCCCAGCGAGCCCACCCCCACCCCAGGCCAAAGGGGCCGGGTCCTGGCGGTGCCCGCCGCCCGGAAGCTCGCCCGGGAGCTGGGCATCCCCATCGCAGAGGTGCCGGGCTCGGGGCCCTTGGGCCGGGTACGGGTGGAGGACGTGCGGGCCTACGCCGAAAGGCGCAAAGCCGCCTCGCCCATGCCCCCCCAGGCGGAAGCCCCTTCCCCCACGCCCTCCCCCTTCCCCCCACCTCCCCGCTACGCCCCGCCCAAGGGCTACGAGCACCTGGAGGAAAGGGTGCCCCTTAGGGGGGTGCGCCGGGCCATCGCCCAGGGGCTTTGGCAGAGCCACCTCTACACCGTGCGCACCCTAAACGTGGACGAGGCGGACCTCACGGAGCTCGTGGCCCTACGGGAAAGGCTCAAGCCCGAGGCGGAGGCGCAAGGAATCAAGCTCACCTACCTGCCCTTCATCGTCAAGGCGGTGGTGCGGGCCCTGAAGAAGTACCCCATGCTCAACGCCAGCCTGGACGAGGAGCGGCAGGAAATCGTCTACAAGCGCTACTACCACATCGGCCTGGCGGTGGCCACGGAAAGGGGGCTCATCGTCCCCGTGCTTCGGGACGCCGACCGGAAGAGCATCCTGGAGCTCGCCCGGGAGATCGGCGAGCTCTCCGCCAAGGCCCGGGAAGGACGCCTAAGCCCCGAGGAGGTCACGGGCTCCAGCTTCACCCTCACCAACATCGGCAGCGTGGGGGCCACCCTGAGCTTCCCCATCATCAACCTGCCCGACGCCGCCATCCTGGGGGTCCACTCCATCCGCAAGCGGCCCTGGGTCATGCCGGATGGCTCCATCCAAGCGAGGGACATCATGTTCCTCTCCCTCTCCTTTGACCACCGCCTGGTGGACGGGGCCGAGGCGGCCCTCTTCACCCGGGAAGTCATCCGGCTTTTGGAAAACCCCGACCTGCTCCTTCTGGAAATGTAG
- a CDS encoding alpha-ketoacid dehydrogenase subunit beta produces the protein MALMTMVQALNRALDEEMAKDPRVVVLGEDVGKRGGVFLVTEGLLQKYGPDRVMDTPLSEAAIVGAALGMAAHGLRPVAEIQFADYIFPGFDQLVSQVAKLRYRSGGQFTAPLVIRMPSGGGVKGGHHHSQSPEAHFVHTAGLKVVAVSTPYDAKGLLKAAIRDEDPVVFLEPKRLYRSVKEEVPEEDYVLPLGKAALRREGKDLTLIGYGTVMPEVLQAAEELAKVGVSAEVLDLRSLMPWDYEAVMNSVAKTGRVVLVSDAPRHASFVSEVAATIAEDILDMLLAPPIRVTGFDTPYPYAQDKLYLPTVTRILNAAKRALDY, from the coding sequence ATGGCCCTCATGACCATGGTGCAGGCCCTAAACCGGGCCTTGGACGAGGAGATGGCCAAGGACCCCCGGGTGGTGGTCCTGGGGGAGGACGTGGGGAAAAGGGGCGGGGTCTTCTTGGTCACGGAGGGGCTTTTGCAGAAATACGGCCCCGACCGGGTCATGGACACCCCCCTCTCCGAGGCGGCCATCGTGGGGGCGGCCTTGGGCATGGCCGCCCACGGCCTGAGGCCCGTGGCGGAGATCCAGTTCGCCGACTACATCTTCCCCGGCTTTGACCAGCTGGTGAGCCAGGTGGCCAAGCTCCGCTACCGCTCCGGGGGGCAGTTCACCGCCCCCTTGGTCATCCGCATGCCCTCCGGGGGCGGGGTGAAGGGCGGGCACCACCACTCCCAAAGCCCCGAGGCCCACTTCGTCCACACCGCCGGGCTCAAGGTGGTGGCCGTCTCCACCCCTTACGACGCCAAGGGCCTCCTCAAGGCCGCCATCCGCGACGAGGACCCCGTGGTCTTCCTGGAACCCAAGCGCCTCTACCGCTCGGTGAAGGAGGAGGTGCCCGAGGAGGACTACGTCCTCCCCTTGGGCAAAGCGGCCTTAAGGCGGGAGGGCAAGGACCTCACCCTCATCGGCTACGGCACGGTGATGCCCGAGGTGCTCCAGGCCGCCGAAGAGCTCGCCAAGGTGGGCGTTTCCGCCGAGGTCTTGGATCTAAGGAGCCTCATGCCCTGGGACTACGAGGCGGTGATGAACTCCGTGGCCAAGACGGGACGGGTGGTCCTCGTTTCCGATGCTCCCCGGCACGCCAGCTTCGTGAGCGAGGTGGCCGCCACCATCGCCGAGGACATCCTGGACATGCTCCTCGCCCCCCCCATCCGGGTCACGGGGTTTGACACCCCTTACCCCTACGCCCAGGACAAGCTCTACTTGCCCACCGTCACCCGCATCCTTAACGCCGCCAAGCGGGCGCTAGACTACTGA
- the lipA gene encoding lipoyl synthase — protein MKPKFEVVELLAPSGEVVELKVVKRGLAQARPEPVDRNKPAWLRATLPTGAKYQALKRTVEELRLHTVCQEALCPNVGECWTHGTLTVMILGDICTRACKFCAVHTGNPRGLVDPEEPRRVAEAIARLGIRYVVLTSVDRDDLPDGGASHFAATIRAIKEMAPGVLVEALTPDFQGDLKAVETVLEAGPEVYAQNLETVRRLTPRVRDPRAGYEQTLRVLAHAKRYRPEVLTKSSLMLGLGETEEEILEAMRDLRAAGVDILTLGQYLRPTPAHLPVERYVPPEDFKKYEAWGYELGFKEVFSGPLVRSSYRADRVFLEATSR, from the coding sequence ATGAAGCCCAAGTTTGAGGTGGTGGAGCTTTTGGCCCCCTCGGGGGAGGTGGTGGAGCTCAAGGTGGTGAAGCGGGGCCTGGCCCAGGCTCGGCCCGAGCCCGTGGACCGGAACAAGCCCGCCTGGCTTCGCGCCACCCTGCCCACGGGGGCCAAGTACCAAGCCCTGAAGCGCACGGTGGAGGAGCTAAGGCTTCACACCGTGTGCCAGGAGGCCCTGTGCCCCAACGTGGGGGAGTGCTGGACCCACGGCACCCTCACGGTGATGATCCTGGGGGATATCTGCACCCGGGCCTGCAAGTTCTGTGCCGTGCACACGGGGAACCCCAGGGGCCTGGTGGACCCCGAGGAGCCCCGGAGGGTGGCGGAGGCCATCGCCCGGCTCGGCATCCGCTACGTGGTCCTCACCAGCGTGGACCGGGACGACCTCCCCGATGGCGGGGCCTCCCACTTCGCCGCCACCATCCGGGCCATCAAGGAGATGGCGCCTGGGGTGCTGGTGGAGGCCCTCACCCCCGATTTCCAAGGGGACCTTAAGGCGGTGGAGACGGTCTTGGAGGCGGGCCCCGAGGTCTACGCCCAGAACCTGGAAACGGTGCGCCGCCTCACCCCCAGGGTGCGGGACCCCCGGGCGGGCTACGAGCAGACCCTGAGGGTGCTGGCCCACGCCAAGCGGTATAGGCCTGAGGTCCTCACCAAGTCCAGCCTGATGCTGGGCCTGGGGGAGACGGAGGAGGAGATCCTGGAGGCCATGCGCGACCTCCGGGCGGCGGGGGTGGACATCCTCACCCTGGGCCAGTACCTGCGGCCCACCCCGGCCCACCTGCCCGTGGAGCGCTACGTGCCCCCTGAGGACTTCAAGAAGTACGAGGCCTGGGGGTACGAGCTCGGCTTCAAGGAGGTCTTCTCCGGGCCTTTGGTGCGGAGCTCGTACCGGGCGGACCGGGTGTTCCTCGAGGCCACCTCCCGGTAA
- a CDS encoding metallopeptidase family protein: MTYEAFVRLVERLWEEIPPEFKRELQGVHVFPEARPEPGLPGVWRLGEYLDPGPPSALGGFEGLGRHIALYYGSFRAVAGPGFDWEREVWETLLHELRHHLESLAGRDDLVREDLRRLDAFRRGGPPGEEG, encoded by the coding sequence ATGACCTACGAGGCCTTCGTGCGGCTTGTGGAGAGGCTTTGGGAGGAGATCCCGCCCGAGTTCAAGCGGGAGCTCCAGGGGGTGCACGTTTTCCCCGAGGCCAGGCCCGAGCCCGGGCTTCCCGGGGTGTGGCGGCTTGGGGAGTACCTGGACCCAGGCCCCCCTAGCGCCCTGGGGGGCTTTGAGGGCCTGGGGCGGCACATCGCCCTCTACTACGGCTCGTTCAGGGCGGTGGCGGGGCCCGGGTTTGACTGGGAGAGGGAGGTGTGGGAAACCCTTCTGCACGAGCTCCGCCACCACCTGGAGTCCCTGGCGGGGCGGGACGACCTCGTCCGGGAGGACCTCAGGCGCCTGGACGCCTTTCGCCGGGGCGGGCCTCCGGGGGAAGAAGGCTAG
- a CDS encoding thiamine pyrophosphate-dependent dehydrogenase E1 component subunit alpha, whose protein sequence is MVKETRRFQPFTQEPIRLLGEKGEWLGEFPLDLGEEKLRKLYRDMLAARMLDERYTILIRTGKTSFIAPAAGHEAAQVAIAHAIRPGFDWVFPYYRDHGLALALGIPLKELFGQMLATQADPNKGRQMPEHPGSKALNYFTVASPIASHVPPAAGAAISMKLLGTGQVAVCTFGDGATSEGDWYAGINFAAVQGAPAVFIAENNFYAISVDYARQTHSPTLADKAHAFGIPGYLVDGMDVLASYYVVKEAVERARLGEGPSLVELRVYRYGPHSSADDDSRYRPKEEVEAWRKRDPILRFQRFLEAQGLWNPAWEESLKAEIRAELEQGLREAEEAGPVPPEWMFDDVYAEKPWHLKRQEALLREEL, encoded by the coding sequence ATGGTGAAGGAAACCCGCAGGTTTCAGCCCTTCACCCAAGAGCCCATAAGGCTTTTGGGGGAGAAGGGGGAATGGCTAGGGGAGTTCCCCCTAGACCTCGGCGAGGAGAAGCTCCGGAAGCTCTACCGGGACATGCTGGCGGCCCGGATGCTGGACGAACGGTACACCATCCTCATCCGCACGGGCAAGACCAGCTTCATCGCCCCCGCCGCCGGCCACGAGGCAGCCCAGGTGGCCATCGCCCACGCCATCCGCCCTGGCTTTGACTGGGTCTTCCCCTACTACCGCGACCACGGCCTGGCCCTGGCCCTGGGCATCCCCCTAAAGGAGCTCTTCGGCCAGATGCTCGCCACCCAGGCCGACCCCAACAAGGGCCGCCAGATGCCCGAGCACCCGGGCTCCAAGGCCCTTAACTACTTCACCGTGGCGAGCCCCATCGCCTCCCACGTCCCCCCCGCCGCCGGGGCCGCCATCAGCATGAAGCTCCTGGGCACGGGGCAGGTGGCCGTCTGCACCTTCGGGGACGGGGCCACCAGCGAGGGGGACTGGTACGCCGGCATCAACTTCGCCGCCGTGCAAGGGGCCCCCGCCGTCTTCATCGCCGAGAACAACTTCTACGCCATCAGCGTGGACTACGCCCGCCAGACCCATAGCCCCACCCTGGCGGACAAGGCCCACGCCTTCGGCATCCCCGGCTACCTGGTGGACGGGATGGACGTCCTCGCCAGCTACTACGTGGTGAAGGAGGCGGTGGAACGGGCCCGCCTGGGGGAAGGCCCCAGCCTCGTGGAGCTTCGGGTCTACCGCTACGGCCCCCACTCCTCCGCCGACGACGACAGCCGCTACCGGCCCAAGGAGGAGGTGGAGGCCTGGCGGAAGCGGGACCCCATCCTCCGCTTCCAGCGCTTCCTCGAGGCCCAAGGGCTTTGGAACCCAGCGTGGGAGGAAAGCCTGAAGGCGGAGATCCGCGCCGAGCTGGAGCAGGGCCTAAGGGAGGCGGAAGAGGCCGGCCCCGTGCCCCCCGAGTGGATGTTTGACGACGTCTACGCCGAAAAGCCCTGGCACCTAAAGCGCCAGGAAGCCCTCCTTAGGGAAGAACTTTAG
- a CDS encoding NAD(P)-dependent oxidoreductase — MEKVAFLGLGAMGYPMAGHLAKRFPTLVWNRTFEKALKHQAEFGSEAVPLEKVAEAGILFTCLPTTKEVVEVAEALLPHLRPGTYWVDATSGEPEASRRLAERLGEKGVIYLDAPVSGGTVGAEKGTLTVMMGGPEEAVERVKPYLAYAGKVVHVGPVGAGHAVKAINNALLAVNLWAAGEGLVALVRQGVSAEKALEVINASSGRSNATETLIPQRVLTRAFPKTFALGLLVKDLGIAMGVLEGGKDPSPLLRLTRELYEMAKRELSPEADHVEALKLLERWAGVEIR, encoded by the coding sequence ATGGAGAAGGTGGCCTTCCTTGGGCTTGGGGCCATGGGCTACCCCATGGCGGGGCATCTGGCCAAGCGCTTTCCCACCTTGGTCTGGAACCGAACCTTTGAAAAAGCCCTAAAGCATCAGGCGGAGTTCGGCTCGGAGGCGGTGCCCTTGGAGAAGGTGGCGGAGGCCGGGATCCTCTTCACCTGCCTGCCCACCACCAAGGAGGTGGTGGAGGTGGCGGAGGCCCTCCTTCCCCACCTCCGCCCCGGCACCTACTGGGTGGACGCCACGAGCGGCGAGCCCGAGGCGAGCCGGCGGCTTGCGGAAAGGCTTGGGGAAAAGGGCGTCATCTACCTAGACGCCCCCGTTTCCGGGGGCACCGTGGGGGCGGAAAAGGGCACCCTCACTGTGATGATGGGCGGTCCTGAGGAGGCGGTGGAGCGGGTGAAGCCCTACCTGGCCTACGCCGGCAAGGTGGTCCACGTGGGGCCCGTGGGGGCGGGGCATGCGGTGAAAGCCATCAACAACGCCCTCCTGGCGGTGAACCTTTGGGCGGCGGGGGAGGGGCTTGTGGCCTTGGTGCGGCAAGGGGTTTCCGCGGAGAAGGCCCTCGAGGTCATCAACGCCTCCAGCGGCCGCTCCAACGCCACGGAAACCCTAATCCCCCAAAGGGTCCTCACCCGGGCCTTCCCCAAGACCTTTGCCTTGGGGCTTTTGGTGAAGGACCTGGGCATCGCCATGGGGGTGCTGGAGGGGGGTAAGGACCCAAGCCCCCTTCTCCGCCTCACCCGGGAGCTCTACGAGATGGCCAAGCGGGAGCTTTCCCCGGAGGCGGACCACGTGGAGGCCCTCAAGCTCTTGGAGCGCTGGGCCGGGGTGGAAATCCGCTAA
- a CDS encoding alpha-hydroxy-acid oxidizing protein: protein MWGRRVQQAIYLRGFLGERPPLPLHPEALERAAKRRMSPEAFAYVAGGAGLEATMEQNRRAFAQVALWPRMLRGAPPLDLTLTLWGKPWAAPLFLAPIGVLELAHPEAELAAVRAAAQRGIPFMVSNQASYPLEEVVEAAKGVNPEALVFFQLYHSTDPRVVASFLRRAEKAGCAGVVLTVDTVQLGWRPRDLELGHLPFLKGQGLAMYLTDPAFRAALEEPLEGPSLRPRPTLALLQNLLALRRAGKRFGLSLPQMQKAVRRFVATYSFPELSWEEVRRVREATALPLLLKGLLHPEDVAQAVALGVDGVYVSNHGGRQVDGSLAALKALPLAVEAAGGKVPVLMDSGVRTGADAVKALALGAQAVGLGRPYVYALALRGEKGVGALLDHFLAELELTLALMGVARLEELGPGWLYG, encoded by the coding sequence ATGTGGGGAAGGAGGGTGCAACAGGCCATCTACCTGCGGGGCTTCCTTGGGGAAAGACCGCCTTTGCCCCTGCACCCCGAGGCCTTGGAAAGGGCGGCGAAAAGGCGCATGTCCCCCGAGGCCTTCGCCTACGTGGCGGGCGGGGCGGGCCTCGAGGCCACCATGGAGCAAAACCGCCGGGCCTTCGCCCAGGTGGCCCTTTGGCCCAGGATGCTCCGGGGCGCCCCGCCCCTGGACCTCACGCTCACCCTGTGGGGAAAGCCCTGGGCCGCCCCCCTGTTCCTCGCCCCCATCGGCGTCCTAGAGCTCGCCCACCCGGAGGCGGAGCTCGCCGCGGTCCGGGCCGCCGCCCAGCGGGGCATCCCCTTTATGGTTTCCAACCAGGCCTCGTACCCCTTGGAGGAGGTGGTGGAGGCGGCCAAAGGGGTAAACCCCGAAGCCCTGGTCTTCTTCCAGCTCTACCACTCCACCGACCCCCGGGTGGTGGCAAGCTTCCTCCGCCGGGCGGAAAAGGCGGGGTGCGCCGGGGTGGTCCTCACCGTGGACACGGTGCAACTGGGCTGGCGGCCCAGGGATTTGGAACTGGGCCACCTCCCTTTCCTCAAGGGGCAGGGCCTCGCCATGTACCTCACGGACCCCGCTTTCCGCGCCGCCTTGGAAGAGCCCTTGGAGGGGCCTAGCCTGCGCCCAAGGCCCACCCTGGCCCTTCTCCAAAACCTCCTCGCCCTCAGGCGGGCCGGGAAGCGCTTCGGCCTAAGCCTTCCCCAGATGCAAAAGGCGGTGCGCCGCTTCGTGGCCACCTACTCCTTCCCCGAGCTCTCCTGGGAGGAGGTGCGCCGGGTGCGGGAGGCCACCGCCTTGCCCCTCCTCCTCAAGGGCCTCCTCCACCCCGAGGACGTGGCCCAGGCCGTGGCCCTGGGGGTGGACGGGGTCTACGTTTCCAACCACGGGGGAAGGCAAGTGGACGGAAGCCTCGCTGCCCTGAAGGCCCTTCCCCTGGCGGTGGAGGCAGCAGGGGGAAAGGTTCCCGTCTTGATGGATAGCGGCGTCCGCACCGGGGCGGATGCGGTGAAGGCCCTGGCCCTGGGGGCCCAGGCGGTGGGGCTTGGGCGGCCCTACGTCTACGCCTTAGCCCTCCGGGGGGAAAAGGGGGTGGGCGCCCTTTTAGACCACTTCCTGGCCGAGCTGGAGCTCACCCTGGCCCTCATGGGAGTGGCCCGGCTGGAGGAGCTCGGCCCGGGGTGGCTCTATGGGTAA
- a CDS encoding SDR family oxidoreductase, whose protein sequence is MERQVLVTGAGSGIGRATARRLAQRGFRVYGGVRREEDAEALRAEGITPLFLDVTREEDLERAREALREGLYGLVANAGIAVAGPLELVPLSAFRQALEVNVLGALATVKAFLPSLRQSRGRVVLMGSVSGLVALPLMGPYAASKFALEALADALRVELRPFGVRVSLIEPGSVATPIWERSLRAAEAYLAPPPPGTEGVYGRYLEVARRLAERNARRGLPPERVAEAVLEALESENPKARYLVAHPARIRETLLLRLLPTPWRDRLIARFLG, encoded by the coding sequence ATGGAAAGGCAAGTGCTCGTCACCGGGGCAGGAAGCGGCATCGGCCGGGCCACGGCCCGGCGCCTCGCCCAGAGGGGCTTCCGGGTCTACGGCGGGGTGCGCCGGGAGGAGGACGCCGAGGCCCTAAGGGCGGAGGGCATCACCCCCCTTTTTCTGGACGTGACCCGGGAGGAGGACCTGGAGAGGGCCCGGGAGGCCTTGAGGGAAGGGCTCTACGGCCTCGTGGCCAACGCCGGCATCGCCGTGGCCGGGCCCTTGGAGCTCGTGCCCCTTTCCGCCTTCCGCCAGGCCCTGGAGGTGAACGTCCTCGGGGCCTTGGCCACGGTGAAGGCTTTTTTGCCCTCCCTGCGGCAAAGCCGGGGGCGGGTGGTCCTCATGGGCTCGGTTTCCGGCCTGGTGGCCCTCCCCCTCATGGGGCCCTACGCCGCCAGCAAGTTCGCCCTCGAGGCCCTGGCGGACGCCCTCAGGGTGGAGCTTCGCCCCTTTGGCGTCCGGGTTTCCCTCATTGAGCCGGGCTCCGTGGCCACCCCCATCTGGGAGCGCTCCCTGAGGGCGGCCGAGGCCTACCTGGCGCCCCCTCCCCCGGGCACGGAAGGGGTCTATGGCCGCTACCTGGAGGTGGCCCGAAGGCTAGCGGAAAGGAACGCCCGGAGGGGCCTTCCCCCCGAGCGGGTGGCGGAGGCGGTGCTCGAGGCCCTGGAGAGCGAAAACCCCAAGGCCCGCTACCTGGTGGCCCACCCCGCCCGCATCCGGGAAACCCTCCTCCTCAGGCTCCTTCCCACCCCTTGGCGGGACCGGCTCATCGCCCGGTTTCTGGGCTAG
- the lpdA gene encoding dihydrolipoyl dehydrogenase, which yields MKTYDLIVIGTGPGGYHAAIRGAQLGLKVLAVEAAEVGGVCLNVGCIPTKALLHAAETLHHLKVGEGFGLKAAPELDLKKLGSWRESVVKKLTGGVAGLLKGNKVELVRGFARLVGPKEVEVNGERYGAKSLILATGSEPASLPGFPFGEDVWDSTRALRVEEGIPGRLLVIGGGAVGLELGQVYHRLGSQVTLIEYMPEILPAGDPETAALLRRALEKEGLKVRTGTKALGYEKKKDGLHVLLEPAQGGQQEEVVVDKILVAVGRKPRTEGLGLERAGVALDAKGFVRVNARMETSVPGVYAIGDVARPPLLAHKAMKEGIVAAENAAGKDAAFDYQIPSVVYTSPEWAGVGLTEEEAKRAGYKVRVGRFPLSASGRALTLGTTEGLIKVVGDEETDLLLGVFIVGPQAGELIAEATLALEMAATVSDLALTVHAHPTLSEGLMEAAEAFHKQAIHILSR from the coding sequence ATGAAGACCTACGACCTCATCGTCATCGGCACAGGGCCTGGGGGCTACCACGCCGCCATCCGGGGAGCGCAGCTCGGCCTAAAGGTCTTGGCGGTGGAGGCCGCCGAGGTGGGGGGGGTGTGCCTGAACGTGGGCTGCATCCCCACCAAGGCCCTCCTCCACGCCGCCGAAACCCTGCACCACCTGAAGGTGGGGGAAGGCTTCGGCCTAAAGGCCGCCCCGGAGCTAGACCTTAAGAAGCTCGGGTCCTGGCGGGAGAGCGTGGTGAAGAAGCTCACCGGCGGGGTGGCGGGCCTCCTCAAGGGAAACAAGGTGGAGCTCGTGCGGGGCTTCGCCCGCTTGGTTGGGCCCAAGGAGGTGGAGGTAAACGGGGAGCGCTACGGCGCCAAAAGCCTCATCCTGGCCACGGGGAGTGAGCCCGCAAGCCTCCCCGGCTTCCCCTTTGGGGAGGATGTCTGGGACTCCACCCGGGCCCTACGGGTGGAGGAGGGCATCCCTGGGCGCCTCCTCGTCATCGGGGGCGGGGCGGTGGGGCTCGAGCTCGGCCAGGTCTACCACCGCCTGGGCTCCCAGGTGACCCTCATTGAGTACATGCCGGAAATCCTCCCCGCCGGCGACCCGGAGACGGCCGCCCTCCTCCGCCGGGCCCTGGAGAAGGAAGGCCTGAAGGTGCGCACCGGCACCAAGGCCCTCGGCTACGAGAAGAAGAAGGACGGCCTCCACGTCCTCCTGGAGCCCGCCCAAGGGGGCCAGCAGGAGGAGGTGGTGGTGGACAAGATCCTGGTGGCCGTGGGGCGCAAGCCCCGCACGGAGGGCCTGGGCCTGGAAAGGGCGGGCGTGGCCCTAGACGCCAAGGGCTTCGTCCGGGTGAACGCCCGGATGGAAACCAGTGTCCCCGGGGTCTACGCCATCGGGGACGTGGCCCGGCCTCCCCTCCTCGCCCACAAGGCCATGAAGGAAGGCATCGTGGCGGCGGAGAACGCCGCCGGCAAGGACGCCGCCTTTGACTACCAGATCCCCAGCGTGGTCTACACCTCCCCCGAGTGGGCGGGGGTGGGCCTCACGGAGGAGGAGGCCAAGCGGGCGGGGTACAAGGTAAGGGTGGGCAGGTTCCCCCTTTCCGCCAGCGGCCGGGCCCTCACCTTGGGGACCACGGAGGGGCTTATCAAGGTGGTGGGGGACGAGGAGACGGACCTCCTCCTTGGGGTCTTCATCGTGGGCCCCCAGGCGGGGGAGCTCATCGCCGAGGCCACCTTGGCCCTGGAGATGGCGGCCACGGTCTCCGACCTGGCCCTCACCGTCCACGCCCACCCCACCCTTTCGGAAGGGCTCATGGAGGCGGCGGAGGCCTTCCACAAGCAGGCCATCCACATTCTGAGCCGCTAG
- a CDS encoding DUF3054 domain-containing protein, producing MTATGKPSPYLFLLDLLALLLFAASGLLSHGQPVTLEGLARNVLPVLFVWLLLAPFLGTYRRPSWQNLLLTWLLAFPSGLWLRQMVLGGSFGVGFFVFLGVAMAFSLLFLLLLRGLAKLLKLW from the coding sequence ATGACCGCCACGGGAAAGCCTTCCCCCTACCTCTTCCTCCTGGACCTCCTGGCCCTCCTCCTCTTCGCCGCCTCGGGCCTCCTTTCCCACGGCCAGCCCGTGACCCTGGAAGGCCTTGCCCGCAACGTCCTCCCCGTGCTTTTCGTCTGGCTCCTCCTCGCCCCCTTCCTCGGCACCTACCGGAGGCCCAGTTGGCAAAACCTCCTCCTCACCTGGCTCCTCGCCTTCCCCAGCGGGCTATGGCTTCGGCAGATGGTCCTTGGGGGGAGTTTCGGGGTGGGGTTTTTCGTCTTCCTGGGCGTGGCCATGGCCTTTAGCCTCCTTTTCCTCCTCCTCCTCCGGGGCCTCGCCAAGCTCCTAAAGCTCTGGTAA
- a CDS encoding 23S rRNA (pseudouridine(1915)-N(3))-methyltransferase RlmH → MRLRVVAVGKPRLAYARLGVEEYAKRIGRYAPLEVLFVKEGDLLSKAEGHRKVVLDEKGKLLTTEGFLRLLEGWEGERVAFLLGGAEGHSEAVRKAGDFVLSLSPLTLQHELALLVLMEQLYRVLTLRAGHPYHRP, encoded by the coding sequence GTGCGCCTGCGGGTGGTGGCGGTGGGAAAGCCTAGGCTCGCCTACGCCCGGCTTGGGGTGGAGGAGTACGCCAAGCGGATTGGGCGGTATGCGCCCCTCGAGGTCCTCTTCGTCAAGGAGGGGGACCTCCTTTCCAAGGCGGAGGGGCACCGCAAGGTGGTCCTGGACGAGAAGGGGAAGCTCCTCACCACGGAGGGCTTCCTGCGGCTCTTAGAGGGTTGGGAAGGGGAAAGGGTGGCCTTCCTTCTGGGCGGGGCCGAGGGGCATAGCGAGGCGGTGCGGAAGGCGGGGGACTTCGTCCTTTCCCTATCCCCCCTCACCCTCCAGCACGAGCTCGCCCTCTTGGTCCTCATGGAGCAGCTTTATAGGGTCCTCACCCTGAGGGCGGGCCACCCCTACCACCGGCCATGA